In the genome of Solibacillus silvestris, one region contains:
- a CDS encoding peptide ABC transporter permease (transports peptides consisting of two or three amino acids) — translation MLHYIGKRLLHLIPVLLGMTFLVFLIIRAIPGDPAQVILGQQATADAIAALRLKLGLDNPWYIQYFDYLKGIVTGDLGESLRTRQPISSEMWPYLAATFELAFFAMIIAIIVGVNAGIISSWFQNSWFDYLAMVIALIGVSMPIFWLGLMEQWAFGIQLGWLPTSGREEVRDPVMAITHFYLIDTLWQGRFDQFIVVLKHLLLPGIALATIPTAIIARMTRASMLEVMRSDFVRTARAKGQKMFVVVYKHALKNALIPVLTVVGLQTGMLLGGAILTETIFSWPGIGRYIYEAIGFRDYPVIQSGILIVAFLFVMINLIVDLLYTVIDSRIKYN, via the coding sequence ATGCTTCACTACATTGGCAAACGTCTACTGCATTTAATTCCTGTATTACTTGGAATGACTTTTTTAGTATTTCTTATTATCCGTGCCATTCCCGGGGATCCAGCACAAGTCATTTTAGGACAGCAAGCTACTGCTGATGCAATCGCGGCACTTCGCCTGAAACTTGGCCTTGATAATCCGTGGTATATTCAATATTTCGATTATTTGAAAGGGATTGTAACGGGAGATTTGGGAGAGTCATTAAGAACGAGGCAGCCGATCTCTTCTGAAATGTGGCCTTATTTAGCAGCTACATTTGAACTGGCATTTTTCGCGATGATTATCGCAATTATCGTTGGAGTAAATGCAGGGATTATTTCATCATGGTTTCAAAATTCATGGTTTGATTACTTAGCGATGGTGATTGCTTTAATCGGTGTTTCGATGCCGATTTTCTGGTTAGGTTTAATGGAGCAATGGGCATTCGGTATTCAGCTGGGCTGGTTACCGACATCGGGACGGGAAGAAGTGAGGGATCCTGTTATGGCCATTACCCACTTTTACTTGATTGATACATTATGGCAAGGCCGGTTTGATCAATTTATTGTTGTGTTAAAGCACTTATTATTACCTGGCATTGCACTTGCAACAATTCCGACGGCGATTATTGCACGAATGACAAGAGCCTCAATGTTGGAAGTAATGCGTTCTGATTTTGTTCGTACAGCGCGGGCAAAAGGTCAAAAAATGTTTGTCGTTGTTTATAAGCATGCATTGAAAAATGCGTTGATTCCTGTATTGACGGTAGTCGGCTTACAAACGGGCATGCTGTTAGGCGGTGCCATCTTAACGGAAACGATTTTCAGTTGGCCGGGAATTGGCCGCTATATATACGAAGCGATAGGATTCCGTGATTATCCTGTCATCCAGTCAGGTATTTTAATTGTTGCCTTTTTATTCGTAATGATTAACCTGATTGTTGACCTTTTATATACGGTGATTGATTCGCGCATTAAATACAACTAG
- a CDS encoding peptide ABC transporter substrate-binding protein — MRKGKLYLVSLMMLLIMSLFLAACGADDAETSSSETNNDSSTNTDSNTTDNSSSSTPQVLVFGRGADSVSLDPGIVTDGESFKVTQNVFETLLNFGEQDTTINPGLAKEWEVSEDGLTYTFQLQEGVKFHDGTDFNADAVIKNINRWKGGKEEDFYYFNSMFKAEGEDIIKDVTAEGDHTVVFTLSRPQAPFLKNLAMSPFGIGSPTAFEAAGDKFGDNPVGTGPFKFTDWKRNDSITIEKFEDYWQEGLPKLDKVIFRSIPDNSARLNELMAGNIDLADGINPSDGKTVEGDSTLQLIERPSMNIGYLGLTNTRAPFDNKLVRQAVNYAIDKQAIVDAFFEGRAEVAANPMPSSISGYNDAISPYPYDPEKAKSLLAEAGYDGKEIELWAMPVPRPYMPDGAKVAEVIQKNLEDVGIPSKIVTFEWATYLEKAKNGEADAFMLGWTGDNGDADNFIYTLLDKDNIGSNNYAFYSNEEVHELLIQAQSETDENVRNELYKKAQEIIHDDAPWVPLAHSTPLLAAKAGVKDFKPHPTGSDKLDKVSME; from the coding sequence TTGAGGAAAGGTAAATTGTATTTAGTAAGTCTAATGATGCTATTAATAATGTCATTATTTTTAGCTGCTTGTGGTGCTGACGATGCAGAAACGTCATCATCAGAAACAAATAACGATTCAAGTACAAATACAGACAGCAATACGACAGACAATTCAAGTTCTTCAACACCTCAAGTATTAGTATTTGGTCGTGGAGCAGATTCTGTTTCACTTGATCCAGGTATCGTAACAGATGGCGAATCGTTTAAAGTTACACAAAACGTATTTGAAACATTACTAAACTTTGGGGAGCAAGATACAACAATCAACCCTGGACTGGCAAAAGAATGGGAAGTAAGTGAAGATGGTTTAACTTATACATTCCAGCTTCAAGAAGGCGTCAAATTCCATGACGGCACAGACTTCAATGCAGACGCGGTTATTAAAAATATCAATCGCTGGAAAGGTGGAAAAGAGGAAGATTTCTACTATTTCAACTCTATGTTTAAAGCAGAGGGCGAAGATATTATTAAAGATGTAACGGCAGAAGGGGATCATACAGTTGTATTCACACTTTCTCGTCCGCAGGCACCATTCCTTAAAAACTTGGCGATGAGCCCGTTCGGAATTGGTTCGCCAACTGCATTTGAAGCAGCAGGCGATAAATTCGGCGACAATCCTGTAGGTACAGGTCCATTTAAATTTACAGACTGGAAACGTAATGACTCAATCACGATTGAGAAGTTTGAAGATTACTGGCAAGAAGGTTTACCGAAATTAGATAAAGTTATCTTCCGTTCAATTCCGGATAACTCTGCTCGTTTAAATGAATTAATGGCAGGCAATATCGATTTAGCTGATGGTATTAACCCTTCAGACGGTAAAACAGTGGAAGGTGATTCTACTTTACAACTGATTGAACGTCCATCAATGAACATTGGTTATTTAGGTTTGACGAATACACGCGCACCGTTTGATAACAAACTGGTACGTCAAGCAGTTAACTATGCAATCGATAAACAGGCGATTGTTGATGCGTTCTTTGAAGGACGTGCAGAAGTGGCGGCAAACCCGATGCCATCTTCAATTAGCGGCTACAATGATGCAATTTCTCCATATCCGTATGATCCGGAAAAAGCGAAATCTTTATTAGCTGAAGCTGGCTATGACGGAAAAGAAATTGAGTTATGGGCAATGCCGGTTCCTCGTCCATATATGCCGGACGGAGCGAAAGTGGCGGAAGTTATTCAGAAAAACTTAGAAGATGTTGGAATCCCATCGAAAATCGTTACTTTTGAGTGGGCAACATATTTAGAAAAAGCGAAAAACGGTGAAGCAGATGCATTCATGCTTGGCTGGACTGGTGACAATGGAGATGCTGACAACTTCATTTACACTTTATTAGACAAAGATAATATCGGTTCAAACAACTATGCATTCTATTCAAATGAAGAAGTACATGAGCTATTAATTCAGGCACAGTCGGAAACAGATGAAAATGTGCGTAATGAGTTATACAAAAAAGCACAGGAAATCATTCATGATGATGCTCCATGGGTTCCGCTTGCTCACTCTACACCGTTATTAGCAGCAAAAGCAGGTGTAAAGGACTTCAAGCCTCATCCAACAGGGTCTGATAAATTGGATAAAGTTTCAATGGAGTAA
- a CDS encoding dipeptide/oligopeptide/nickel ABC transporter ATP-binding protein, with protein MSKVLLKVDNLKKYFPIRHGMFARHVGDVKAVDDISFELYEGETLGIVGESGCGKSTTGRAIMRLHEPTDGQVTFDGIELTELNSEQMRKVRREIQMVFQDPYASLNPRHTVEKILEEPLIVHGIGNAKERKKKVHEYLEIVGLSSYHAKRYPHQFSGGQRQRIGIARALMTNPKLIIADEPVSALDVSIQAQVLNLMQRLQEDLKLTYIFIAHDLGVVRHISDRVGVMYLGRLVEIAESESLYHEPLHPYTQALLSAVPIPDPQFEREQLLLKGDIPSPSNPPTGCTFHTRCPFAMDKCKQEIPMLQQVKPGHSVACHLYETPQ; from the coding sequence ATGTCGAAAGTGCTGCTGAAAGTTGACAACCTAAAAAAATATTTTCCGATTCGACATGGGATGTTTGCACGCCATGTCGGTGATGTAAAGGCGGTCGATGATATATCGTTTGAGCTTTATGAAGGGGAAACATTAGGTATTGTCGGAGAATCCGGCTGCGGGAAATCTACTACTGGCCGGGCGATTATGCGATTGCATGAACCTACAGATGGCCAGGTGACATTTGATGGCATTGAGCTCACTGAGTTAAACAGCGAGCAAATGCGAAAAGTTCGACGAGAGATTCAAATGGTATTTCAGGACCCGTATGCCTCATTAAATCCAAGACATACAGTTGAAAAAATTTTAGAGGAACCGTTAATTGTCCACGGAATTGGGAATGCGAAGGAACGAAAAAAGAAAGTCCATGAATACTTGGAAATCGTCGGTTTAAGCTCCTATCATGCGAAGCGTTATCCTCACCAGTTTAGCGGCGGACAAAGACAGCGAATCGGTATCGCTAGAGCCTTAATGACTAATCCGAAACTGATTATTGCAGATGAACCGGTATCTGCACTGGACGTATCCATTCAGGCACAAGTTTTAAATTTAATGCAGCGATTGCAGGAAGATTTGAAACTGACATATATATTTATTGCACATGATTTAGGGGTTGTGCGACATATTAGTGACCGAGTAGGCGTGATGTACTTAGGGAGGCTTGTCGAAATTGCGGAAAGCGAATCGTTATATCATGAGCCATTACATCCTTATACACAGGCACTATTATCGGCTGTACCAATTCCGGATCCGCAGTTTGAACGGGAACAGCTATTGCTGAAAGGTGATATACCGAGTCCGTCAAATCCGCCGACAGGATGCACATTCCATACACGCTGTCCTTTTGCGATGGATAAGTGCAAACAAGAAATTCCGATGCTCCAGCAAGTTAAACCAGGTCATTCTGTTGCGTGTCATTTATATGAAACGCCGCAATGA